CCCTGATACCTTCGGCGGTTCGGCCGATCGAGCTGGTTCTCTAAGTATAGGCGTGGGAGCAGTTTGCAGAGCCGATGCTGGCCAGGGGCGCGTCGGGCGCCAAGGGCCCAAATCGCCGCTGGGCCATTAACGCGGATTCATCCGGTTTACTTGACATGCCCGATGGCCGACACTATGATGTGCGCGGAAGGAGTGCCCTAGTGCGCGTGCTTCAGTGCCCCGCATGCCGCGAGCCGATGATCGCCGTCGAGTACAAGGACGTGGAGGTGGACACGTGCGTCCTCTGCGGGGGCGTGTGGCTCGATGGCGGGGAGCTCGAGGCCCTGGTCGGCTCGGCGGTGCCGCCGAAGGCGCAGCCCGACGCCTCGCTCGGGGCGCCCGACCGCGACTGCCCCATCTGCGTGCACAAGCTCATCAAGGACCGCTACGGCAGCACCGAGGTCGTGGTGGACAAGTGCGCCCACGGCGACGGCATCTGGCTGGACAAGGGCGAGCTCGAGCAGATTCTCGCCGCCTCGGCCCCCGCGCCCCAGGAGGCCGCCGACCACGAGGCGCACGGGGCCGCCGTCCTCAGGAAACTGTTCGACGCAAGACAGCCTCAGCCCCGTACCCCGGAGCAGTAGGAG
Above is a window of Planctomycetota bacterium DNA encoding:
- a CDS encoding zf-TFIIB domain-containing protein, whose product is MRVLQCPACREPMIAVEYKDVEVDTCVLCGGVWLDGGELEALVGSAVPPKAQPDASLGAPDRDCPICVHKLIKDRYGSTEVVVDKCAHGDGIWLDKGELEQILAASAPAPQEAADHEAHGAAVLRKLFDARQPQPRTPEQ